In Planctobacterium marinum, the DNA window GTTTACCGAATTGCGTGATTTTGGTAAATAAAAGCAAATTATCTTCAGTTTCCTTCGCAAAAAAACATGATCTTCTACAAAAAAGTCAAAGATGACATATTGATGATAAGATTCCTTCACCAACAAATGAAATACGCCATGTATTTTTCAAATTGAGATGTTTAGTCATTGATGGGGCCCCCTCAAGCTTATAGGTGTTAACTCTCTCAAGTAAGGTGTAAATAAATTTATTTTTATCTAGCCAAAATTCGGTAACTTTGTTATCTATTGCCTACATAGCAAGAGTCAAATTTTATATAAAGTCCATTTTCAATTTTTAATAGAAAATTTGAAGCTTTATCCTCGACGCTTGAAACAATCCCATCCACTGTAAGAAAACAAGGAAGTTAAAAATGACTACACTAAGACACCAAGATTTAAACTTCGGAAGTATCAAAGAGGTTGATGGAAGTTCAATCATTTTGCATGCAAATTTTCTAGAACGTGAATGTGGGGGTATTAAACTTTGCGCTGAAGTAGGTGCATATGTCAACTGTGGTGGGGCCCACGGAGATACCATCTGCAATATCAGTAAGGTGCAAATATCTGAGGTTGAAAAAACAATAAGAACTGACAATGGCCTTGAAATAGTCAGAGAAGAAAGAAAGATAGTGACTCTCTCTATTCTTGGTAGTGCTACACATGGAAAATTTAGGAGAGGTACAAAACGATTACCTACAATTAATTGTGAGGCTTATTTTCTCAGTAGTGACCAATTAAATTGTTTGATTGGGATAGATCTTAGAGAAGATAAAGAGCACTTTTGTGTAACAGACGATAGTGATGATGATCAGACTTATTTAAATCTAGACAAGCTTATGGGCAGGCATGTTGCAATACTGGGTACAACGGGAAGTGGGAAAAGTTGTACTGTGGCATCTATAATGCAGTCAATACTGTTAAGTTATGATTGTCCACGAATTTTATTCTTTGATATTCACGATGAATATCCGTCTGCATTTGGGTACAACGAAAATACACCAAGCGCTTTATTTAAGGAGAAAACAAATTCAATCCCATGGTCAAAGTTTTCACTTCCATATTGGTTTTTAGATTTAGAAGAGTTTTTCGGCGTTTACAATCTAGAACCCGGTTCTAATCAAAAAGCGATCATCAAGAGACTTATAACTAAACTAAAAGAAGATGAAGCAAAATCGGAAGGCTTGTTAAATATTGTAGTATCAGCTGACACACCAGTTTACTTTAATGTTGATGCTCTTGTTGATGAGCTGGAAAATGAAAAAAATTCTCAAACTAATACAACCAACAAGAAACCCTATGAAAGCCTTTTGTTAAAACTCCAAGCTGTTCGACAAGATACAAGGTATTCGTTTCTACACCGAGAAATCGATAGCAAATTATCAATTGTTGATTACTTTAAATTCATATTGGGGTTGGACGAAAGTGAAAGTTATTTAAATATTCTAGATCTGAGCGGATTACCTACTGAAGTGAGAGCTGTTTGTGTTGGAGTGATATCAAGACTTTGCTTTGATTTTAAATATTGGGATTTGGATCCCGAGAATATACCTCTCAACTTGGTATTGGAAGAAGCACATGCCTACATACCTGAGGAAAAAGATTCGAAATATAATATTTCAAAAGAAAGGGTTGAAAGGATCGCAAAAGAAGGTAGGAAATATGGGATTGGTTTAACAGTAGTTACCCAAAGGCCTTCAAATGTTTCGACAACCGTTCTTTCACAATGTGGTACATATATCTCATTGAGACTTACGAATGATCTTGACCAGAATAAAATTAAGAGATTGTTGCCAGATACATTAGAGAGTCAAGTTGATTTTTTACCGAGTTTAAGAGATGGGGAAGCATTTGTTTCCGGCGACTCAATAAATCTGCCGAGAAAGGTCCAGTTTAAAGTGCCGAATCCAATGCCAAGAAGCAATGATGTGAGATATCACAAATCATGGAAGCTAGGGAAACCAGATAGTTACTCACTAAAAGCGTTGGTTGAATCTTGGCATAAACAGGATAAATCAGAATGAAAGTCGATTCTTTTAAACTCAGTGGTTGGCGTTCATATGATTTGGACGGAGTTTCTATCAGTGGCCTAAGAAAGATTAACCTGATAATAGGGCCAAACAACTCGGGGAAATCGAATTTATCAAAATATTTTAATTATTTGAAAAGAGTTGCTTATAACCATTTGACTGTCGGTAAAACAATTATGGTAAGTGAAAATATCGATGAAAGTCAGACATGGGCTTGGGAAAAACATGAGATAAAATGTGAAATTAAAATTTCATGCGATAATGAAACAAATAATAATGATAAGGTTTTTTATAAAGCTGAAGATAATGAGGTAGTTTTAGATTGCTGCCATGACATTCAGTTAGGCTCGACTTTTCTGAAAATTAAAATAAACAACCAGTTACTCTTCAATGAAGATAACTTGATCCGTCCTGATTTGCGTATGAATGATTGGGTTGATCCCAGCTCCGACGTATCGGGATTTGGCGATAATGAGTTTTATTGGAAAAAATTTTTAAGTTCTTTAGTGTTTGTTGACCCGATCCGTCACCATTCTCGGAATTCAACGAATTTGGATAATCATTATTTTGATGGAGCCAAAATAATTGATGAACTCGATGAGTTAAGATGTGATAAAGCTACCCCGTCAAATTGGTCTGGATATAAAAAAAAGATGAAGCTTTGGTTATCGGAGATACTATCCGAAACTGTTACTAACATTGATATTGTAGGTCGAGACTTAAGCTTTGAATTCGAATCAGATTTGCATTTTTCTCTAGAGCAGTTAGGTACGGGGGTGTCTCAAATAGTTATGTTGCTATCACATCTCTGGATCAACAAAGACAAGAATTTGAACGTTTTTTTAGAAGAGCCAGAAGCAAACTTGCATCCAGAAGCCGTAATTAAGCTTGTTAGTATTTTTGAAAAAGAGATGACGAACCATAGCTTCTTTATCACGACTCACTCTCCATCGCTCATTGATTGTATAAATGAGAATTGGGCTGTATACAGGACTTTAAAAACATCAAGTGGTGCAAGTAATATTACCCCAAATGACAACATCATTAAATATTATGAGACTTTGGACTCTTTAGGCGTCAAAGCTTCACAAATCCTGCAATCAAATACAGTAATTTGGGTGGAAGGACCTAGTGATAGAATATACTTAAATAAATGGATTCATATTTTTGCGAACGGTGAATTGAAAGAAGGAAAAGATTATTCGTTTTTGTATTTTGGGGGGACCAATCTCGCCTCGTTTACAGCATTGGAGGATCTAGACGAAGAGCTTATTAATATGCTGAGTACCAGTAGAAAAGCATACCTAATAGCTGATTCAGACTGCTGCTCTCAATCACAACGTAATAGTGAAACCTTTAAAGGATACCTAAACTCGATGCTTGAGAGAGTCAATGCGGCTGCTAATAAGTCTCAAGGTGTTGATTCTTCTCTAGGTGATTATTTTGGAATATGGGTGACGGAAGGAAGAGAGGTTGAGAATTACCTTTGTAAAGAAACTCTATTTGAAGTACTAATTGATACTGGATTTAAGCGAAACTCTATTGGAAAAGGAGAGAATCGAAAAGAGCTTAAATTACACTCGAGTGATGCGTCAGGCTTTGAATTTGGTAAGTTTGATTCATTTGATGAGGCTATATCCAAGTGTTATAAGTATCCAAATAACACTCAATTGGGACCGACTGAACTTAACAACATTGCAGGTAGTTATTCCAATAAAAAGGTCGCAATTGCCAAGGCTGTGGTTGAGAAGATTACAAGAAATAATTGCTCTACTTTTAATTTAGATTCCGAAATGAAAAAATTAGTTGAATTTATTCGAAAGTAAGCAAAATATCGAATGAAGTCCCATCACTTCCCATCAATGTAAAACTTATCGTGGAAGGTATATACCCAGTGGGGTTTGTAGATGATAAGCAAAGTCATGGTCATGCCATTGAGCAAGCCTTCGGGGAATAGCAGTAGCGGGATTAAGATCAGGTAGTTGTCTTGGACTATATCCCAATCGTGTATTCCGGTGAGGGTGTAGTAACCGCCCAGCAGGCCCATTTTTAAGGTGAGGCTGGCAAGTCCGGCGAAAAAACCACAAACAAAAATATAGATAAAAAAGTGCTTAGGTAAGCGGTGGAAGGATAGGGAGTAGATGGCATAGCTTAGCGCCAATGGTGCTACCACGCCTAACAGCCCGTTAACGCCTAACATACTCCAGGGTTCTAATCCGGCGATGGTTAAGCCCAGCAGGGCGAGAGAGGAGCTTAAAATGGCCCAGCGCAATCCCAACAGCAATACACAAGCGGTAAGCCAGAGAAAGTGTACCGTTAAGCCTTCGTAAATGCCGGTGCGAAAGAACCACAGCATAAACAAGCTGGCGGCAGCACCAAACACAAAGTGCTGCAACCTGCGCTCTGAAAACAGCCGGCTGATATTGACGTTTTTAACCGTATATACCAGCAGGGCTAAGTAGCCAAGTAATGCAATAGCCTGGATAGTACTCATAGCAATAACATTTTATTTAAAGCTCATTCAGAAAGTCTTTTGTTCAATGATGAAACGAGAAAAATTCGTCGTTAACGCGACAGGGAGGCGCAATGTATAACACATACCTGAGCACTCCCAACAAAGTTAGCGGCGAATTTGGCCGTTTCAGGATGAACACTACTTATAAACCGTCCAGATAGGCGCATGATCCGAAGGCTTTTCAATGCCTCTGAGCTCGTAATCGATACCCGATTCCACCAGGTTAGGTTGCATGGAAGCGGTGCCTAAGATCACGTCTATGCGCAGACCACGGTTATCGTCAAAACCACGGGAGCGATAGTCAAACCAGCTGTACTGATCATCTACTTCCGGGTTAAGTTCGCGGAAACTGTCGTGGAAACCCCAGTCCATTAAGCGGCCCAGCCATTCGCGCTCTTCTGGTAAGAAGCTACATTTACCGGTTTTTAACCAGCGCTTGCGATTTGGCTCACCGATGCCAATGTCTAAATCCGTCGGCGAGATATTGATATCGCCCATTACCACGATGTTTTCTTCTGGCGTGTGATGCTCACCCAGGTAATTCATCAGATCTGCATAAAACTTGCGTTTAGCAGGAAACTTGATTTCGTGATCCTGGCTTTCACCCTGTGGGAAATAGCCGTTTAATACCCGTATTTTTTCACCGCGCTCGTCCAATACTGTAACCATAATCATGCGGCGCTGGGCATCTTCATCGTCAGTGGGGAAGCCGTATTGCACTTCCAGTGGCTTTTGTTTGCACATTAGTGCTACACCGTAGTGACTCTTTTGGCCAAAGTGATAAACGTGATAGCCCAATGCTTCCACTTCTTCTTTGGGAAACATATCATCGTGCACCTTGATTTCCTGCAAACCAATCACGTCAGGTTGGTGCTTTTCTACCAGTGCGGCCAGTTGATGGGGTCTGGCACGCAGACCATTGATATTAAAAGAAATATACTTCATCGATTTTTTTTGAAATGATTGAATGGAGGATATGCTAACAAACAAGGCCAAACGTTGACAGGGAAAAGCCCGGCGAATTGTGTACAAAAATGACTGAATCTCAACTTCATGCTGTAAAAGCGAACAATGTTTGTCCTTTGTGTCGCAGCCAACAAACCGGATTTTATTGTGAAGATAAAAAGCGCCCTTATTTGCAGTGCGAAAATTGTGATCTGGTATTCGTACCCGATGGCTTTATCTTGTCCCAAGCGCTGGAAAAAGCCGAATACGATAAACATGATAATACCCGTTTGGATGAAGGCTATCGGTGTTTCTTAAATCGCACCTTGCTGCCGGTTGTCGCGCAACTGGAAAGTCGCGGTAAAGGTTTGTCTGAATTTACGGGATTAGATTTTGGTTGCGGAGAAGGGGCCTTTTTAAGCCAGATGGCGGCGGAGAAGGGGCTTGAGGTGGCAAATTACGATTTGTATTATCATCATGCGCCACAACGGCTTAACGAGCAATACGATGTTATTGTGATGACGGAAGTACTGGAGCATATCGCCGCGCCTCATACCTTATTGCCAGCGCTGGTAAAACAGCTCAAACCCGGCGGGTTTATGGCGGTAATGACTAAACGGGTGATTGATAAGACCGCGTTTGCCAAATGGCATTACAAAAATGACCCCACCCATATTTGTTTTTATTCCGAAGCCAGTTTTCAGTGGTTGGCAGATTGGCTTGAGCTGAAGCTGACAATCGTGGCGAATGACGTGGTGTTTTTACAGCGCTAATCATTGCTGAAGCGCGCTTATTTAAGCATAGAAATTCCTTTTCTTGTGATAAGCTTTACCGTGTAAAGACAACAGAAAAACAACAATAAATTGGTAAACCTGCTCGATGTTACATCTGATTCAGTCAAATAAAATGGAAGTATTGCTGGCCAGTCTCTTGCAAAAACTTGCCGAGCAAACTTTTGATGAACAAGGCGCCTCTGAGGACCTGGCCAGTTTATTAACACCCGATACCATCCTGGTGCAAAGTCCGGGTATGTCGCAATGGCTCAAAATTAATATTGCCAACACCCTGGATATTGCCGCCAATATTGAATTCCCGTTACCTTCCAGTTTTATCTGGCAATTATATCAACGCAGCATTCCTGATTTACCCAAAGAGTCAGCCTTTAACAAACAGTTTCTGGCCTGGAAAATATTGCAGTTGTTACCGCAATATCTGGATTTACCGGAGTTTATCCCACTGGCTCGCTATGTTGCTGACGAAAAAGCTGATGAACCTCCTGCGGATTTGGGAGAGCAGCTCAAGTGCTGGCAATTGTGCGCCAAAATTGCCGATGTTTACGATCAGTATTTAATGTATCGCCCCGAGTGGATCCTGGCCTGGGAGCAGGGCGAGGATAGCTTGCCCGATGTGGATGTAAGCCAGCAACCCTGGCAACCAATCCTATGGCGCGCCATTTGTGAATTCACTGAGCAACAAGGGGAGTCTCAGTGGCATCGCGCCAATATGCACACCGCCTTGATGGCACAATTAGAGCAAGCGCAACAAGGCAGTAATAAACCTTTGTATGTGTTTGGCATTTCCGCCATGCCCGTGCAGCAGCTGGAGATTTTACGCTCTTTAAGCGAACACAGTGAGGTGTACATCTTTTGGTTTAACCCATCTGAGCACTATTGGGCGGATGTGGTGGATAACAAGCGCTTCCAGAAACAGCAGCTGTCCTTGTTTGATGAGCCAGATGTGCAAAGTCAGGAGAAAAAACAACAAGCGGCGGCGCTGTTGGATGTGGGCAACCCGTTATTGGCCTCCTGGGGCAAACCCGGTCGCGATTTTCTGGAGATGCTAACTGAACTGGAGCCGCTACAGGCAGACTTATTTAGCGCCCCACAACAGCAGCATTTATTAGGCTGGGTGCAAAGTGAGGTATTCCAGTTAACGTTGCGGGGCAAGCGCCAACCCTTAACGGTGCAGGAGCGCTTGAGCAATAGCGGTGATTTCCCGAAAAAGTCTCTGACTCATGATGATAGCTCCATTGAAATTCACGCCACGCATTCCCGCTTGCGAGAGCTGGAAGTGTTGCGAGACCAGATTTGTCATTGGTTTGAATCGGGCGCAGTGGAATCCCTCAATGATGTGATTGTGATGATGCCAGATGTCGGCGTTTACGCACCGCTCATAGAAACGGTATTTTCCCGTCCTCTGGACAGTAAAGGGGAATTACAAGAGCGCGGTATTCCCTTTGCCATATCCGACCGTAGCCAGGCTGAAGAAGACAGCATTGTTACCAGCTTTTTGCGTTTAATGGCGCAAGAGCACAGCCGCATGACACTCACCGAAGTGTTTGAGCTGTTTAAGGTGCCTGAGATTGCAGCCCGTTATGGTATCGGCGGCGATGAAATTCAGGCGCTGCATCGCTGGTGTTATGAGGCAGGGGTACGTTGGGGTTGGTCAGGGCTGGAGAAACAGCACTGGCAACTACCGCAAGAAAATCAAAACACCTGGATTTTTGGCTTACAGCGTTTGCTGGCAGGTTATGCTCACCAGGGCGCAGAGGTGCTGAATGGTGAAATCGTGCCCTACGGCGAAGTTGAAGGCCAGTTAACCCAAGCGCTGGGCCTGTTATTGGCGTTTGTGGAAGACTTGCGGGCGTTAACCCGGTTTTGTCGTGCATCACATCCCTTGCAGGAAAAAGTGAGCGAGGCGCTACTAGTGCTGGATAGCTTTTATCTGGTGGATTCAGATAATGAGTATCGCCTGCAAAAATTAAAAGAAACCATTGCTAAGCTCAAAGTTCATAGTCAGCATTATGCCGGTAAGATAAGTCAGCAGGTGTTTGTACAAGTGCTTAACGAAGCTCTTAACGAGTCTGGCGTGGGGCAACGCTTCCTGGCAGGGCGACTGAATTTCTGTACCCTGATGCCGATGCGCAGTATTCCCTTTAAACATGTGTGTATTCTGGGTTTAAACGAGCCGGATTATCCCCGGCAAACCACGCCCATTAGTTTTGATTTGGTGAGCCGCTCTACACCGCGCAAAGGCGACCGTTCCAGACGTCTGGATGATCGCTATTTGTTTTTAGAGGCGCTGCTGTCCGCGCGCGATAAGTTGTACCTCAGTTACCAGGGGCGGGACGATAAAAGCAATGAAACCAAAGAACCGTCTATTTTAGTGTCGGAGTTGGTGGATTATTGTCAGCAATCGGTGTGTTTTGCTGAACATCTGGAACTAGATATTGAAACTGCCGAAAAGGCGGTTAAACAGCATCTATTGCACGAGCATCCTTTGCAGCCTTGGGATGCATCCTATTTTGCCACTGCCAAGGATAAAAACAGGGCGGTGACTTCCTTTGACAGAACCATGTTTGAGGTGGCCAGCACATTACAGTCGGGCCAGGGGGCTGTTGATTTCTTGAAAGTGAATCAACATGCGGCCATGTTGGATGAGTCGACCAGGCAAGATATTTCCGAGCTGGAATTACACCAGTTACAACAGTTTTTCCGTAATCCGGTGCGAGGCTGGTTTAAAAGTGTCTGGAAGACGCAATTTCCCCTCATCGCTGAAATTATGCCGGATGATGAGCCGCTAAACCTGGATAGCTTGCAGCGCTATCAGGCCACTTCACAGTTATTACAAGGTGACAGTGAGCAAGCCGTGATGCGCCAGATGGAGCTGGAAGGGCAGTTGCCCATCGGCAATTTAAAACTATTGGAGCAGGACGAGTTAAGCGCGCGGGCTGCCACCATAAAAGACAAAATGAGCGACGCTTTTGGCGGCTCGCTGCCAACACTTTCCACTCGGTGGTTAACCACGGAACTTATCGTTTCAGGCACTAACACTGATAAACAAGCGCTGTCGCTAACTGGTGCCGTGCAGTTAACCGCAAGTGGCGACCTGGTGTCTTTTCGCCCCGGTAAATTAGGCGCCAACGATTATCTGGCTATCTGGATGAGTTGGAACCTTGTTTGCGCAGTAGAAAATCGTCAATCCCGGGCCTGGTTTTTTGCCGCTGATAAAACCCTGAATTTTGAACCTATTGAGCAACAGGAAGCCAGGGAAAATCTACAATTATTGGTGGAGCTTTACTTAAAAGGGCAACAGCAATGCCTGGCCTTTTTCCCGAAAACAGCGCTTATCTGGGCGCAAAGCCAAGACGAGGGAAAAACTCTGGCGGGGTTCGCCGGTAATAGCTTTTTACCCGGTGAAGCCTCTGATCTGCATATTGGCAGGGTATACCCGCAATTGCAGGGTTGCTGGCAGAGCTTTACTGAGTTAGCTGATACGCTGTTGCAACCCATTTTAGCTAAGGCGGAGCTGTCATGACCGAGTCCATGAACAACACTTCGGTGATGAAGCCGCTTGAAGCCCTGTCGTTTCCACTGGATAAAAACGCATTAATCGAGGCCAGTGCCGGTACCGGAAAAACCTACACCATCAGTAATTTGTATTTGCGCTTGTTATTGGGGCATCAGTGCCAGGCGAGGGTGGTGAGTGAGATCCTGATCTTAACCTTTACCAATGCCGCCACCGCAGAACTAAAAGATCGTATTCTGGCCCGCATCCGCACCGCATGGCGAGATTTTGCAGTCGGGCAAAGTAGCGACGCTTTTATTCAGGCACTGATCGATGCAACCAGCAACAAAGAGCAGGCGCAGCAGCGCTTATTGATTGCGTCGCAGGAAATGGACCTGGCCAGCATTTTCACCATTCATGGGTTTTGCCAACGGGTATTAACCGAGCACGCCTTTGAAAGTGGCTCGCCCTGGCAGGAAAATCTGTCGCTGGATGATTCCGCCTTGCTAAAAAAAGCCAGCAGTGATTATTGGCGGGTCAGGGTTACAAGTCTGCCTGAGGGAACTTTGCGCTGGCTGTTAAAACAATGGTCAACACCCGATGCACTGAGCCGCTTTTTACGTCCGACTTTATCCCGTGATATAGGTAGCGAAGAGCCACAAGCCTTAAAACAGCAGTGGATGCAGTTGCAACAAGACTACGATAGCGCTGTTGAGGAAATCCGCAGCTGGTGGCGCGATGCGGGCATGTCGGATGTATTGCGTGAAGCTGATTTAAAAGCCAATGTAAAAATCGCAAAACCTGGGTTTTTAAGCATGATGGCTGAGTTTGGCCAAGGTACGCGATATACACCGGATTTGGGTAGAGATGGCTGGATATTATTGGCCCCAGATAATATCGCCAAAGCCCGCAAAAAGTCTTCGGCAGAACTGGAACTAAGCGAGTTCGAACGCTTTGAACAGCTGGCCGCGCTAGAGAAAAAGCTGGAAACAAGCCGTCAGCAGTATTTTTTCTGGGATGCCTTGTTGTTTTTCCGGCGACATCTACAAATCCAAAAACAGCAAAACGCCGAGCTAAGCCCCGACGATTTGCTCAGTCGTTTGTATCATGCCCTAACTAGCAAGGCCGATATGGCCGTTAATACAGATGCAGGTGGGCCGCTAACACAACTGCTTAGAGAAAAGTACCCTGTGGCGCTGGTGGATGAGTTTCAGGATACCGATGAAACTCAGTTTGCCATTTTTCGCCACTTGTATGTGCAGGAAGAGGCAACCGGGGCGCTGATCATGATTGGTGATCCTAAACAGGCCATTTACAGCTTTCGCGGTGGTGATATCCACACCTACCTAAGCGCCAGACGCATCGTTGCACAAGACTCACGTTATACACTGGCGACAAACTGGCGCTCGCAACCGGCACTGATTTCAGCGGTAAACGCCTTTTTTGCTAACAGTCAGTCGGGGTTTAATCATCAGGATATGCCTTTTATTGCTGTATCGGCGGGACAGGGTGAAAAGCACTTGAGCCTTAACAATGATAAGGCTGAGTCACTTGCTGTGGCAGTGCTGCCCGATGCGGTGGACAAAAAGGGGCAACCAGCCGCCCATAAATGGGGCAGTGCATCTCAGACGATGGCGCAAGTATGCGGCAATCAAGTTGCCAATTACCTTGGGCAAATGCGCATTGCTGAACAAGGTCTAAAGGCATCGGATATCTGTGTGCTGGTGCGGGACCGATTTGAGGCGGAATTAATCCAAGATGCCCTTAAGCAGCGTAATATAGATAGCGTATTTTTGCGCAAAGACTCTGTGCTAAAAAGCCCCGTGGCGTACAGTATCTGGTTGTTATTACGAGCCATTGCCGAGTTTAAATCTGAAAGCAATATCAAAGCCGCATTATTGGATGGGTTGTTTGCTTACAGCCACGAAGAATTAAGCGCTATTCACAGCGACCTGAGCCAATGGCAGCAGTGCCTGCAATACTTTGCTAACGCTCACGATATCTGGTCCAGGCAAGGTGTGATGGCGGCATTGGAGTACATTGCCCAACGTTTTGATTTGTTGAGCCGAATTATGGCCAGGCAGCAAGCACATCATCGCTGCATCACCGATTTGCGCCATCTCAGCGAGATTCTGCAATTTCAGAGCACCCGCATTGAAGGTAAAACACCACTGATTAACTGGTTCGAGGCTTGTCTGGCACAACCTGATTTGTTGGCCAGTGAAGGCATTGAAGGCACTCAGTGGCGTCTGGATACCGATCAGAACCTGGTGCAAATTTCCACTATCCACGCTTCCAAAGGCTTGCAATATCCCGTAGTGATGTTGCCATTTTGCAGTCGCTTTAAAGACAGTGCTACAGGCTTTTACCACGATGAGCAAAAGGGCTTACAATACCGTCTTGAGGATGACGAGCAGTTACTTTTGCAACAACAGCAAGAGCGTTTGGCGGAAGATATTCGATTGTTTTACGTGGCGCTTACCCGAGCGGAATTCCATTGCTGGTTAGGAGTGTGGAACAATGCCATTTCACCGCGAAGCGCGTCATCGGGATTTGGCCACGCCGCTATTGGCAGCGTGCTGGACTTTAGCACTGATACCCCGGTTACCGCTGAAGCGATCCTGTTAAGGCTACAGCAACGCCTGACTGGTGAAAATGTGGCCATCAATGAACTGTCTACAGAAGACACTGAACAGGTAATTCTGTTTGATGGCGTAACATCCGCATCAAAGCCATTAGCATTTTCGCCCTTGTCTCAAGGTATTCATCAAGATTGGTTACTCACCAGTTATAGCGCCATATCGCGCACCCGCTTGGTGCAGCACGACAATGCGCAGGACACGGCTTCTGAGCTACACGAACAGTTAAAAGCGGCAGATGAAACCAGTTTAACGGTACTCGCAGATATTAATGTTGAGCCTGATATTTATATCAGGCAAGAGCAAGAACCAACACAGCCGCCAGAGATGCGCTTTGCCTTTACTCGCGGTGCTTCTGCTGGTTCCTATTTGCATGAGGTACTGGAAAATTGTGCTTTTGACGAGCCAGAATCGGTACAGCATTTTTGTTTGGAGTACGCGGATAAATACAGCGTGGATCCAGATGAAGTACCGCAAATTAGCGATTGGTTGGTGGATACATTGCAAAGCCCGTTAACGGCAAGTCCTGATGGCATCAGGCTTTGGGATGTGCCTGCCAGTCATCGCCTTGCGGAAATGGAGTTTTATCTGCCCCTTAATCAGGTGGATGTAAGTACCTTTAATCAATTACTCAGCAGTTGGTTACCTGATATGAACGGGCATTATCAGTTGCAGCAACTCAATGGCATGCTGAAGGGCTACCTTGATCTTATTTATATCCATCAAGGGCGTTTTTACGTTGCCGATTACAAGTCGAATCACCTTGGGGATAGCCTGGAA includes these proteins:
- a CDS encoding ATP-binding protein; its protein translation is MTTLRHQDLNFGSIKEVDGSSIILHANFLERECGGIKLCAEVGAYVNCGGAHGDTICNISKVQISEVEKTIRTDNGLEIVREERKIVTLSILGSATHGKFRRGTKRLPTINCEAYFLSSDQLNCLIGIDLREDKEHFCVTDDSDDDQTYLNLDKLMGRHVAILGTTGSGKSCTVASIMQSILLSYDCPRILFFDIHDEYPSAFGYNENTPSALFKEKTNSIPWSKFSLPYWFLDLEEFFGVYNLEPGSNQKAIIKRLITKLKEDEAKSEGLLNIVVSADTPVYFNVDALVDELENEKNSQTNTTNKKPYESLLLKLQAVRQDTRYSFLHREIDSKLSIVDYFKFILGLDESESYLNILDLSGLPTEVRAVCVGVISRLCFDFKYWDLDPENIPLNLVLEEAHAYIPEEKDSKYNISKERVERIAKEGRKYGIGLTVVTQRPSNVSTTVLSQCGTYISLRLTNDLDQNKIKRLLPDTLESQVDFLPSLRDGEAFVSGDSINLPRKVQFKVPNPMPRSNDVRYHKSWKLGKPDSYSLKALVESWHKQDKSE
- a CDS encoding ATP-dependent nuclease; amino-acid sequence: MKVDSFKLSGWRSYDLDGVSISGLRKINLIIGPNNSGKSNLSKYFNYLKRVAYNHLTVGKTIMVSENIDESQTWAWEKHEIKCEIKISCDNETNNNDKVFYKAEDNEVVLDCCHDIQLGSTFLKIKINNQLLFNEDNLIRPDLRMNDWVDPSSDVSGFGDNEFYWKKFLSSLVFVDPIRHHSRNSTNLDNHYFDGAKIIDELDELRCDKATPSNWSGYKKKMKLWLSEILSETVTNIDIVGRDLSFEFESDLHFSLEQLGTGVSQIVMLLSHLWINKDKNLNVFLEEPEANLHPEAVIKLVSIFEKEMTNHSFFITTHSPSLIDCINENWAVYRTLKTSSGASNITPNDNIIKYYETLDSLGVKASQILQSNTVIWVEGPSDRIYLNKWIHIFANGELKEGKDYSFLYFGGTNLASFTALEDLDEELINMLSTSRKAYLIADSDCCSQSQRNSETFKGYLNSMLERVNAAANKSQGVDSSLGDYFGIWVTEGREVENYLCKETLFEVLIDTGFKRNSIGKGENRKELKLHSSDASGFEFGKFDSFDEAISKCYKYPNNTQLGPTELNNIAGSYSNKKVAIAKAVVEKITRNNCSTFNLDSEMKKLVEFIRK
- a CDS encoding energy-coupling factor ABC transporter permease, with product MSTIQAIALLGYLALLVYTVKNVNISRLFSERRLQHFVFGAAASLFMLWFFRTGIYEGLTVHFLWLTACVLLLGLRWAILSSSLALLGLTIAGLEPWSMLGVNGLLGVVAPLALSYAIYSLSFHRLPKHFFIYIFVCGFFAGLASLTLKMGLLGGYYTLTGIHDWDIVQDNYLILIPLLLFPEGLLNGMTMTLLIIYKPHWVYTFHDKFYIDGK
- the xthA gene encoding exodeoxyribonuclease III produces the protein MKYISFNINGLRARPHQLAALVEKHQPDVIGLQEIKVHDDMFPKEEVEALGYHVYHFGQKSHYGVALMCKQKPLEVQYGFPTDDEDAQRRMIMVTVLDERGEKIRVLNGYFPQGESQDHEIKFPAKRKFYADLMNYLGEHHTPEENIVVMGDINISPTDLDIGIGEPNRKRWLKTGKCSFLPEEREWLGRLMDWGFHDSFRELNPEVDDQYSWFDYRSRGFDDNRGLRIDVILGTASMQPNLVESGIDYELRGIEKPSDHAPIWTVYK
- a CDS encoding class I SAM-dependent methyltransferase, translating into MTESQLHAVKANNVCPLCRSQQTGFYCEDKKRPYLQCENCDLVFVPDGFILSQALEKAEYDKHDNTRLDEGYRCFLNRTLLPVVAQLESRGKGLSEFTGLDFGCGEGAFLSQMAAEKGLEVANYDLYYHHAPQRLNEQYDVIVMTEVLEHIAAPHTLLPALVKQLKPGGFMAVMTKRVIDKTAFAKWHYKNDPTHICFYSEASFQWLADWLELKLTIVANDVVFLQR